GCGCTGAAGAGGTTTCAGATGCTTGGTGTGCTGCTAGTTATTTATCCCTCGAGTAGGAGCTGATGAGTCGAGAACAGTGAATGCATTAGGTCAGCTCGAGAGCATGGTCAAGGAAAAGCAGTACAAGGAAATCGCTCAGACTCTGGGGGTACGTTTCTCTCTTTGACATTTGCCTCAATCTAACGCTGTAATCAGGCAGTAAAAGAGATATCCCTGTTCTTCAAGCCTTACTCTTCTATCGAGCGAATCTCAATTGCGACCAGGAGGCTTCAAGAGCTACAAGGAAGCGTCCGAGCGAGTGTGGAGAAGGATTTCGATGATTTGTAAGTCTGGATGCAACTAGTTGTTTCTAATATTCCTTGATCTTACTTTCGAATTCACTTAGCTTCTTACAAGATCCCTCTCGCCCTGTTAAACAGTCTACAATTGGCGAAGCATGCCTGGTGGTCGACGTGCTCGGTGACAACGTGAGGTACGTGCATTACCACCATTCCAAACTACCAGATCTAACGTTCATTGTCATACAGGAACGCAATACTGGACCGTTATGCCTCACTCGAACTCAAAGAATACCGCCGAATCTTTAGAAACACTGACGAGGTCGGTGCTCCACCTTTTCTCCCCTAATCCATCTCTCACATATGAGCAGGCCGGACAACTGGATAACCTTTCCCGGCGCTTCGCCTACTTCCGTCGTGTCCTCCAAGCCCATGATACCGAGCGCGCAAGGGCTTTTCCTCAGAGCTGGAAAGTCGGCGAACATCTCACTGCCTGTTTTGCCAGCGCGACGAGAGGCGATCTGGTTGTAGGACTGGAAGCTGCTGCTGAAAAGGCTTCTTCTATCGGTATGGCATTCTCTCTATCTGTTCTACCTTTTAAGGAGTTTGAACTTATATATGGTGTATGCGTAGGAGGGGGTGGTGCTAAAAAGGGTCTCGCGCTCGGAAGCCTGAGTCGAAAAACTGAAGAGCCAGAGAACAAGGCTGGCGTACCTGTCTTGACAGTGTCCTTACTCGTCGAGTCACTTGCGCAAACCAGAGAGTTTGAAAACGCCATGGCGAAGAAGTTTGGTGTTTCTGTGAGTTAGCTCTTTGATCAAACAGCAATTGTGTCGTATTTACGAGTGAGACGTTAGTTCAAGGAACTTGTCGAAGGTGTTCCGCTCCCTGGTGGAACGGGCCAAACACTCTCTTCTGCATTCGGAAAACACATGTCTGTTTTCGTCGATGCGCAAGACAAGTGAGCTTACACCCCGTGCCGCGCATAACATACCCACTCACTCGTCATCCTAGACTCATTTCCGACCTACTCGCATCCCACCGCGGGACTAATGCCCGCTCCTCGCTCGACGCAACGACCACACCTTCGGATCCAGACACACCCGCTCCAAGTCTGCTCCCGTCCAGCACCGAGTTGTTTTTCGCGATCGGAACTGGAATGGATGAGTGTTTGAAGCTGGGTGGTGAAGGTGTTATGAAGCTGATGTGTGCGATGTATAAGAAATGGCTGAAAGTCTATGCCGGTGAGTCGGGACTTTGGGGAGAGTGCGATGAGCTGACACTCGAATAGAGGACGTGTTGGTTGCTGGGACAAAAAAGTATGTTCATTTTCCTATTTTTATTTGGGAAATTAGCCTATACCACGCATATAGATCTGGACAAGAGCGAAAGTCGATAGATACTCGATTCAACCCATCGGAAATTCAAAAACTATGCATTGTCCTTAATACGGCTGATTATTGCCAAACGACTGCTGGACAGGCAAGCCCTTCCCTCCTGATAATAATATGGTGCTCATTCTTTTCGTAGCTTGAGGAAAAGATAAGAGATAAAATCACAGAAGACGaaggtgaagaggaagaaggcgAGTTCTCTATGGCAGAGGAACAAGAACTCTTTGTTTCGTAAGCGTCGTTGCCCCCTTTTGCTACCCGGTCTAACCTTCCGAAGGGTGATATCCACATGCCTCACTCTCCTTTTACGAGAACTCGATAACACAACCGACCCATCTTTCCAAACGCTCCTCAAATTCAATTGGGGGAGTATCGACACTGTCACTGGCCCAAGCGCATGGGTCGAAGAACTTGGGACCGCCACGGCCAGCGTGAGCCAAGTGATTCACGACAAGATCGAACCGAAAAAGTACGTTCGGAGCTTTTGCGATCGTGCAAGCAAGTAAGATTTAGGACAATAACTGGGCTACTCGATTTGACAGCTAATGATCATCGGCCTGATTTTAGCGCCCTGGTTACGCGGTTCACAAATGCGCTGGTCAAGAGTCGGCCTATCAAAGGGCTGGGTGGTGAACAGGTGAGTCGCTCGATTTGTTACCGTTTCTACGTATTCTTTCTCACCATCTACTCATTGTTATATTGGATATATGTGATGAACTTTCCGCTCGTCGGACTGGTGCTCTGGAAAAATGCTTATTCCGCGTAACCCTTACCAACGTTACTGCTCCCGACGTCGTGAATCAAGCTTCTGCTGGACCTTCAATCATTCAAATCAAGCCTTCTCAAGATTCCAGGATCGGGCGCATCAACTGAATCGATGTGAGTTGTGCGGTGGCATTTAAATATTTTTTGAATGGTTGCGGTGCATTTACTCAACGTTTATTTTTACAAGGTACGCTCGTAATGTAACCAAGAACATCTCACGCTTGGAGACGCTTCTCAAGGTCATAATCACACCTGTCGTAAGTGCTCGTGATGACGAGGCTTGGATTACCCATCTCATTCAAAGGTACCAAGGATCCGCCGGATGCGTTTGTACTAAACTATATTTATTGATTGGGGACTCGTCATTTTCAAACTTCCAAAAGGTTCGTCCCTGGATGCGCGTCATGCGGCTGAAGGTCCAGTCCTAATGTGGGGGCCCCTCTACAGGTACTCGATCTCAAGGGCACGCCAAAAGCCGAACAAAACACCTTGCTCGACACGTTGTTGACAATAACGAGCACTCGAACTGAATTAGGGTCCGAATCGTTCCTGACAACGCTGGATATGGATCCTGGATCTACTTCAGCTAGTAGTACTACTGAGGCTGATGCTCCAAGGACGACGGAAACCAGGCGGGAAGTGTTCAGCGATCTTAGAAAGCTTGTGAGCTTTACTATGCGCAGAGAGCGAGATAAGACTGTATCCGGAACGTAAATGCATATGTACACGAATGTCCATCAGATCTAGTAGTACAATTAGAATCTACCAAGAAGAATTGTCTGTAACCGTCATCGCTTCATCACATACATCGCAACATTGCCTAGAAATCGAGGATGAATGAAATGAGAATAAATTTAAATAGATCCAAGAAAATCCCAAGTATGCCGTAAGAAAAAAATGAAATGCCCAAATAGAAATGTGAAACTGTGATAAACGCATGGGAACAAATCGATAATCACTCTGTCGCATCACGTCTCTGGCCGGAGAGGCGACCTTCGGACTGAGTACGCCGTACCTCTCTGGACCTCCTCTCGCCACCTTCCCTGCTTCCCGCGCCGTTTGAAGAAGGTTCCTCGGGCAGCCGCCCTAGCAACCGAAGAACCCTCTCACGCGTCTCTGCACTTGGCTCTGGGCGATCGTTCATTCCACGGGGTCGGTTGGGACCAAGTATATCCTGAATACTCAGGACTGATGCAGGTGTGCGCGGGACAGCTGTTCGTGGGGTGTTTGCTCGTGGGGTTTGCTGGAATGGTGTCGACGGACTTTGGAGCGCAGAGAGTTCGGCAACGGGCCTGATGGGAGCGCCCAATCGTGAAGGAACAATGATGCTCAACGAAGGACGGTCGTAATCTTTAGGAGGTGGAGCAGGTGGCGGTGGCGGAAACAAGGGTGATGCTTGTGCAGGAGTAGGGAGTGAAGCTGAAACGCgatgtgaatatatgcgctgcGGCCATGGTCGAGTAGGTGGACCTTGCACTGGTGACCCCAATGGTGAACTGACATAGGATTCTCCCGGAGATTGTCGAGTTCTTGTTCGAGGGGATAACTGTAAAGATGGCAAGCCATACGTTGGCGCTGGTTGTGAGCTTGATCGTGCATGGGCACGTGCAGGAGGTCCGATTCCCAGCAATTTCAACCCGTGAGGACTAGATGCTATATGCCTGTCACCAATTAATGTTTCAGCCGCACCAATCCGTCCAGAAGGTATACCCGCGGCAATTGGAGGCTCGCCTTGGCTTGTGCGCCTGCTTGAAGCAAAATCGTCTCTACTGTTGCGCCTGGTATCTATGCTCAACGGTCGGACTGATCCATCGAAACTCGGCCTGCCGCCGCTAGTCCCCCCCTCTGTGAAAGGACCATGGGCGAATACGACCGTTGATGCGGCAGCACTATTTATACTTGTGCCATCCACATATATACTGGCTCGATCTTTCGGGGCCAAACTGCTGGAGGC
The window above is part of the Rhizoctonia solani chromosome 7, complete sequence genome. Proteins encoded here:
- a CDS encoding vacuolar protein sorting-associated protein 53 — protein: MSGILLDIQNILDLAPTNSVDALEGFDAIASLNELFPDEASLVRASEIQEKLHHDVTQIQTEIDSLRAELRKDQEPARMQLIQELIAELLAQMSRIREKATESEAIVRDITKDIQVLDLAKRNLALSVTALKRFQMLVNALGQLESMVKEKQYKEIAQTLGAVKEISLFFKPYSSIERISIATRRLQELQGSVRASVEKDFDDFFLQDPSRPVKQSTIGEACLVVDVLGDNVRNAILDRYASLELKEYRRIFRNTDEAGQLDNLSRRFAYFRRVLQAHDTERARAFPQSWKVGEHLTACFASATRGDLVVGLEAAAEKASSIGMAFSLSVLPFKEFELIYGVCVGGGGAKKGLALGSLSRKTEEPENKAGVPVLTVSLLVESLAQTREFENAMAKKFGVSFKELVEGVPLPGGTGQTLSSAFGKHMSVFVDAQDKLISDLLASHRGTNARSSLDATTTPSDPDTPAPSLLPSSTELFFAIGTGMDECLKLGGEGVMKLMCAMYKKWLKVYAEDVLVAGTKKSGQERKSIDTRFNPSEIQKLCILEEKIRDKITEDEGEEEEGEFSMAEEQELFVSVISTCLTLLLRELDNTTDPSFQTLLKFNWGSIDTVTGPSAWVEELGTATASVSQVIHDKIEPKKYVRSFCDRASNALVTRFTNALVKSRPIKGLGGEQLLLDLQSFKSSLLKIPGSGASTESMYARNVTKNISRLETLLKVIITPVVSARDDEAWITHLIQRYQGSAGCVCTKLYLLIGDSSFSNFQKVLDLKGTPKAEQNTLLDTLLTITSTRTELGSESFLTTLDMDPGSTSASSTTEADAPRTTETRREVFSDLRKLVSFTMRRERDKTVSGT